The Pungitius pungitius chromosome 8, fPunPun2.1, whole genome shotgun sequence genome has a window encoding:
- the zgc:113307 gene encoding lumican isoform X2, whose product MQTSMQEKIIDSSHSYSEENISPAVSMALKRRAVLLLLCVFHSASASVVADLDMDYGGVPVRINRLLGEPSVTSLQERMDAAWFRANNPQACPLQCDCPVQWPTALYCDHRGLADIPDSLPNRTQYLFLQANNISSLSSSFLTKRTALRWLILDHNQLQDLVPLQTQAQMYYFFANHNHLRLVPSTLPAGLKELRLAHNQISSISPEAFQNLQNLTLLLLQGNRLQTIVEGDLKGLFSLYLLDLSGNLFSAVPRHLPSSVQQLYMSNNTLLGLEEDSLGGFLNLKYLRLSRCGLESSNVHQQVFNFTSLVELDLSYNKLQTIPTVATALQYLYLEANEIQDFNVNSFCRHWGPLSYSKMKILRLEGNRLSYQQLPSNWVFCLRVLESIYI is encoded by the exons ATGCAGACAAGCATGCAGGAGAAAATAATAGATTCTTCCCACTCATACTCAGAA GAGAACATCTCACCAGCCGTCTCTATGGCTCTCAAGCGCCGcgctgtgttgctgctgctgtgtgttttccacTCAGCCTCCGCGAGTGTCGTAGCTGACTTGGACATGGACTACGGTGGAGTTCCTGTGCGGATCAACCGTCTGCTTGGTGAGCCCAGTGTGACAAGCCTGCAGGAACGGATGGACGCAGCCTGGTTCCGAGCCAACAACCCCCAGGCCTGCCCTCTGCAGTGTGACTGCCCCGTCCAATGGCCCACGGCGCTCTACTGTGACCACAGAGGCCTGGCGGACATCCCTGACAGCCTGCCCAACAGAACTCAATACCTTTTTCTTCAG gCCAACAACATctcgtccttgtcctcctcttTTCTGACCAAACGTACTGCTCTACGCTGGCTCATCCTGGACCACAATCAGCTGCAGGACCTGGTCCCGCTGCAGACCCAGGCCCAGATGTACTACTTTTTTGCCAACCACAACCACCTGCGATTGGTGCCAAGCACTCTACCCGCTGGACTCAAGGAGCTGCGACTGGCCCACAACCAAATCAGCAGCATTAGTCCTGAAGCTTTCCAGAACCTGCAGAACTTGacactgttgctgctgcagggaAACAGACTGCAAACCATCGTGGAGGGAGACCTCAAAG GTCTTTTCAGTCTGTACCTGCTGGACCTAAGTGGGAATTTGTTCTCGGCTGTCCCCAGGCATTTACCCTCTTCTGTCCAGCAGCTCTATATGTCCAATAACACTCTCCTCGGGCTGGAGGAAGACAGTTTAGGGGGATTTCTCAACCTCAAGTATCTTCGGCTAAGTCGCTGTGGTCTTGAGAGCAGCAACGTCCACCAGCAAGTCTTCAACTTCACCAGCTTGGTGGAACTGGACCTTTCTTATAACAAACTCCAAACCATTCCCACAGTCGCCACCGCTCTGCAGTACCTCTACCTGGAGGCCAATGAAATACAAG ATTTCAATGTGAACAGTTTCTGCAGACATTGGGGGCCTCTGTCCTACTCCAAGATGAAGATCTTACGATTGGAGGGAAACCGATTATCATACCAACAGCTGCCATCCAACTGGGTCTTTTGCCTGCGGGTGCTTGAAAGCATTTATATTTGA
- the prelp gene encoding prolargin yields MKAGVGLFSALAVFLLMGGVFTQRPRQKKPTVRKPPVPQLSVSAQPEPQEPTDFPPPILGPPSVFPDCPRECRCNPSHPNALNCENRNIRVIPVIPSRTHYLYLQNNYISEVTAESFLNATEIRWVNFANNRIHRIDKKVFEKIPSLLYLYVQRNHLKEVPSGLPASLEQLRLGRNLISKIPAGAFNKMGNLTLLDLYHNQLSDSDLEKNMFKDLKSLMQLNLAHNALKKMPAGVPDSLIQLYLDKNNIDDVPKDYFSGLHHLAFVRLNYNQLSDKGLPKYVFNISTLLDLQLSHNQITSVPLFNGRLEHLHLNHNSIESINGTQICPYSLQADPSDLSLVPSLRYLRLDGNQLSPPIPLDVIMCFRHLHSIVI; encoded by the exons ATGAAGGCCGGCGTGGGACTCTTCTCCGCATTGGCTGTGTTCCTCTTGATGGGGGGAGTGTTCACCCAGAGACCTCGGCAAAAGAAGCCCACGGTCAGGAAGCCTCCTGTCCCCCAGCTGTCTGTTTCCGCTCAGCCGGAGCCCCAGGAGCCAACAGACTTCCCCCCTCCCATCCTGGGCCCACCTTCCGTGTTCCCCGACTGCCCCCGAGAGTGTCGATGCAACCCGAGCCATCCCAATGCTCTCAACTGTGAGAACCGCAACATCCGTGTGATCCCTGTCATCCCATCTAGAACACACTACTTGTACCTGCAGAACAACTACATCTCAGAAGTGACGGCAGAATCGTTCCTCAACGCCACTGAGATCCGCTGGGTTAATTTTGCAAATAACCGCATTCACCGAATAGACAAAAAG GTGTTTGAGAAGATCCCGTCTCTGCTATACCTCTATGTGCAGCGTAACCACCTGAAGGAGGTCCCTTCTGGCCTCCCAGCAAGCCTAGAACAACTCCGCCTGGGTAGAAATCTTATTTCTAAGATCCCTGCGGGCGCCTTCAACAAGATGGGTAACCTGACGCTTCTCGACCTGTACCACAACCAG CTGAGTGACAGTGATCTGGAAAAGAACATGTTTAAAGACCTAAAGAGCCTCATGCAACTCAACCTGGCTCACAACGCCCTGAAGAAGATGCCTGCTGGCGTACCCGATAGCCTCATACAGCTGTACCTGGACAAGAACAACATAGATGACGTCCCAAA AGACTACTTCAGCGGCTTGCACCACCTGGCGTTTGTGAGGCTGAACTACAACCAGCTGAGTGATAAAGGACTTCCTAAATATGTGTTCAACATCAGCACCCTGCTGGACCTGCAACTGTCCCACAACCAGATTACTTCTGTTCCTCTCTTCAACGGTCGCCTGGAGCACCTCCACCTGAACCACAACTCCATCGAAA GCATCAATGGCACCCAGATCTGTCCTTACAGCCTGCAGGCTGACCCGAGCGACCTCAGTTTGGTGCCCAGTCTAAG GTACCTGCGTTTGGACGGAAATCAGCTGAGCCCCCCCATCCCGCTTGATGTCATCATGTGCTTCCGACACCTCCACTCTATCGTCATTTAG
- the zgc:113307 gene encoding lumican isoform X1 — protein sequence MQRLRVSIGNLRVISIPTKLENISPAVSMALKRRAVLLLLCVFHSASASVVADLDMDYGGVPVRINRLLGEPSVTSLQERMDAAWFRANNPQACPLQCDCPVQWPTALYCDHRGLADIPDSLPNRTQYLFLQANNISSLSSSFLTKRTALRWLILDHNQLQDLVPLQTQAQMYYFFANHNHLRLVPSTLPAGLKELRLAHNQISSISPEAFQNLQNLTLLLLQGNRLQTIVEGDLKGLFSLYLLDLSGNLFSAVPRHLPSSVQQLYMSNNTLLGLEEDSLGGFLNLKYLRLSRCGLESSNVHQQVFNFTSLVELDLSYNKLQTIPTVATALQYLYLEANEIQDFNVNSFCRHWGPLSYSKMKILRLEGNRLSYQQLPSNWVFCLRVLESIYI from the exons atgcagCGCCTCAGGGTTTCAATTGGAAACTTAAGAGTTATCTCCATTCCGACCAAACTG GAGAACATCTCACCAGCCGTCTCTATGGCTCTCAAGCGCCGcgctgtgttgctgctgctgtgtgttttccacTCAGCCTCCGCGAGTGTCGTAGCTGACTTGGACATGGACTACGGTGGAGTTCCTGTGCGGATCAACCGTCTGCTTGGTGAGCCCAGTGTGACAAGCCTGCAGGAACGGATGGACGCAGCCTGGTTCCGAGCCAACAACCCCCAGGCCTGCCCTCTGCAGTGTGACTGCCCCGTCCAATGGCCCACGGCGCTCTACTGTGACCACAGAGGCCTGGCGGACATCCCTGACAGCCTGCCCAACAGAACTCAATACCTTTTTCTTCAG gCCAACAACATctcgtccttgtcctcctcttTTCTGACCAAACGTACTGCTCTACGCTGGCTCATCCTGGACCACAATCAGCTGCAGGACCTGGTCCCGCTGCAGACCCAGGCCCAGATGTACTACTTTTTTGCCAACCACAACCACCTGCGATTGGTGCCAAGCACTCTACCCGCTGGACTCAAGGAGCTGCGACTGGCCCACAACCAAATCAGCAGCATTAGTCCTGAAGCTTTCCAGAACCTGCAGAACTTGacactgttgctgctgcagggaAACAGACTGCAAACCATCGTGGAGGGAGACCTCAAAG GTCTTTTCAGTCTGTACCTGCTGGACCTAAGTGGGAATTTGTTCTCGGCTGTCCCCAGGCATTTACCCTCTTCTGTCCAGCAGCTCTATATGTCCAATAACACTCTCCTCGGGCTGGAGGAAGACAGTTTAGGGGGATTTCTCAACCTCAAGTATCTTCGGCTAAGTCGCTGTGGTCTTGAGAGCAGCAACGTCCACCAGCAAGTCTTCAACTTCACCAGCTTGGTGGAACTGGACCTTTCTTATAACAAACTCCAAACCATTCCCACAGTCGCCACCGCTCTGCAGTACCTCTACCTGGAGGCCAATGAAATACAAG ATTTCAATGTGAACAGTTTCTGCAGACATTGGGGGCCTCTGTCCTACTCCAAGATGAAGATCTTACGATTGGAGGGAAACCGATTATCATACCAACAGCTGCCATCCAACTGGGTCTTTTGCCTGCGGGTGCTTGAAAGCATTTATATTTGA